A single window of Vigna unguiculata cultivar IT97K-499-35 chromosome 1, ASM411807v1, whole genome shotgun sequence DNA harbors:
- the LOC114165162 gene encoding xyloglucan endotransglucosylase/hydrolase 2 has product MASTSSTGTKFYALLLVVVVATSMVAKCGANFNQDFDLTWGDHRAKIFGGGQLLSLSLDKVSGSGFQSKKEYLFGRIDMQLKLVAGNSAGTVTAYYLSSQGPTHDEIDFEFLGNVSGDPYILHTNVFTQGKGNREQQFYLWFDPTRNFHTYSIIWKPQHIIFLVDNIPIRVFKNAEVAGVPFPKNQPMRIYSSLWNADDWATRGGLVKTDWSKAPFTAYYRNFKATEFSVSSNSFSDAALQSTELDAYGRRRLRWVQKYFMIYNYCNDLKRFPQGLPAECKR; this is encoded by the exons ATGGCTTCTACTTCTTCTACTGGTACTAAGTTTTATGCCCTTCttctggtggtggtggtggccacCTCCATGGTGGCTAAATGTGGTGCTAACTTCAACCAAGACTTTGATCTCACATGGGGTGACCACCGTGCTAAGATATTCGGCGGTGGCCAGCTTCTATCTCTTTCCCTCGACAAAGTCTCTGGCTCTGGCTTCCAATCCAAGAAAGAGTACTTATTTGGGAGGATCGATATGCAGCTTAAACTCGTCGCCGGAAACTCCGCCGGAACTGTCACTGCTTACTAC TTGTCATCTCAGGGACCAACTCACGACGAGATTGATTTTGAATTCTTGGGAAACGTGAGCGGCGACCCCTACATTCTCCACACAAACGTGTTCACCCAAGGCAAGGGAAACAGGGAGCAACAGTTCTACCTCTGGTTCGACCCCACCAGAAACTTCCACACTTACTCCATCATCTGGAAGCCCCAACACATTAT CTTCTTGGTGGATAACATTCCCATAAGGGTGTTCAAGAATGCCGAGGTTGCCGGTGTTCCTTTCCCGAAGAACCAACCCATGAGAATCTATTCTAGCCTGTGGAATGCCGATGACTGGGCAACTAGAGGTGGCTTGGTGAAAACTGATTGGTCGAAGGCACCATTTACGGCGTACTACCGCAATTTCAAAGCCACGGAGTTCTCGGTGTCTTCCAATTCATTCTCTGATGCTGCATTGCAGAGCACGGAGCTCGACGCTTATGGCAGAAGAAGACTTAGATGGGTTCAAAAGTACTTCATGATCTATAACTACTGCAACGATCTTAAGCGATTCCCACAAGGCCTTCCTGCTGAGTGCAAGCGCTGA
- the LOC114163427 gene encoding UDP-glycosyltransferase 75C1-like: MVQQHFLLVTYPIQGHINPSLQYAKRLAAIGVHVTFATSVYLHRRMLNKPTVPGLSFVTFSDGYDDGYKTTDDTHVGSYMAELKRRGSEFLGNIITSTKKEGKPFTCVTYTLMLPWVAKLAREFRIPGVLLWIQAATVLDIYYHYFHEYREYINMVHTSENPIIELPGLPFPLATRDIPSFLLPSNIYSFAIPSLEEHFKLFDEETNPRVLVNTFQDLEPEALKAIDKLTMISIGPLVPSAFLDGKDPTDTSFGGDIFHGSNDYVEWLDSKPALSVVYVSFGTLAVLGQRQMEEVARALLDSGYPFLWVIREPNGKQEKLQELSCRKELEQRGKIVTWCSQLEVLSHGSLGCFLTHFGWNSTMESLSSGVPMVGFPQWTDQGTNAKLVEDVWKTGVRVDGKANAEGIVEGVEIRKCLEVVMGSGGKGEELRRNAEKWKRLAKEAVKEGGSSDRNMRTFLDYVARLGQDCLI, encoded by the exons ATGGTGCAACAACACTTCCTCCTCGTAACCTACCCCATCCAAGGCCACATAAACCCCTCCCTCCAGTATGCCAAGCGACTCGCTGCCATTGGCGTCCACGTCACTTTCGCCACCAGCGTCTACCTCCACCGTCGCATGCTCAACAAACCCACCGTCCCCGGCCTCTCCTTCGTCACCTTCTCCGACGGCTACGACGACGGTTACAAAACCACCGACGACACCCACGTGGGCTCCTACATGGCCGAGCTCAAGCGCCGCGGCTCTGAGTTTTTGGGAAACATCATAACCTCCACTAAAAAGGAAGGCAAACCTTTCACCTGCGTCACCTACACCCTCATGCTTCCCTGGGTCGCAAAGCTGGCGCGTGAGTTTCGTATCCCGGGGGTGCTCCTGTGGATTCAAGCTGCCACGGTTTTGGATATCTACTACCACTACTTTCACGAATACAGGGAGTACATTAACATGGTCCACACATCAGAGAACCCCATCATCGAGTTGCCGGGTTTGCCCTTTCCGCTCGCAACACGTGACATTCCCTCTTTCCTCTTACCCTCCAATATCTACTCTTTCGCTATTCCTTCACTCGAAGAACATTTTAAACTTTTCGACGAAGAAACCAACCCTAGAGTTCTTGTGAACACCTTTCAGGACTTGGAACCCGAGGCCTTGAAAGCCATTGATAAGCTAACCATGATTTCAATCGGGCCGTTGGTTCCCTCCGCCTTCTTGGACGGTAAAGACCCGACTGATACTTCCTTTGGCGGTGACATCTTCCACGGGTCAAACGATTACGTTGAGTGGCTGGACTCAAAGCCGGCGTTGTCTGTGGTTTATGTTTCGTTTGGCACCCTTGCTGTGTTGGGTCAGAGGCAGATGGAGGAGGTAGCACGTGCGTTGCTGGATTCCGGGTATCCCTTCTTGTGGGTCATAAGAGAACCCAATGGAAAACAAGAAAAGTTACAAGAACTGAGCTGCAGAAAGGAGTTGGAGCAGAGGGGGAAGATTGTGACTTGGTGTTCTCAg TTGGAGGTTCTGTCGCATGGTTCGTTGGGTTGTTTTCTGACACACTTTGGATGGAATTCGACAATGGAAAGCTTGAGTTCGGGGGTTCCTATGGTGGGTTTTCCACAGTGGACAGACCAAGGGACAAACGCAAAGCTGGTGGAAGATGTATGGAAGACGGGGGTGAGAGTGGATGGTAAAGCGAATGCGGAGGGGATAGTGGAGGGCGTGGAGATTAGGAAGTGTTTGGAAGTGGTGATGGGGAGTGGAGGAAAAGGAGAGGAGCTGAGAAGGAATGCTGAGAAGTGGAAACGTTTGGCCAAAGAAGCCGTGAAGGAAGGAGGCTCTTCGGATAGGAACATGAGGACTTTTCTGGATTATGTTGCAAGATTGGGACAGGATTGTCTGATCTGA
- the LOC114182104 gene encoding receptor-like kinase TMK4, with translation MATSRLKRKTLHSLCRLFLLLLCLSCTAIADDGAFMSKLAKALSPTPSGWSGSSFCDWKNVRCTTNRVTSINIASQSLTGTLPPDLNSLSQLTSLSLQGNALAGALPSLANLSMLQTVFLGGNNFTSIPNGCFQGLTSLQSLSMADSVNLAPWTIPAELTQSTNLVKLDLGNTNLIGTLPDVFDSLLSLQELRLSYNNLTGGLPKTFAGSGIQYLWLNNQKDGFGFSGTIEVLASMTHLSQVWFQKNLFTGAIPDLSNCTTLFDLQLRDNQLTGVVPPSLISLSSLQNVSLDNNMLQGPFPSFGKGVKVTLEGVNSFCRKDSGPCDSRVTTLLDIAKDFGYPVQLARSWIGNDPCNDWSFVVCAAGKIVTVNLAKQNLTGTISPAFANLTDLRNLYLNDNHLGGSIPGGLTNLAQLEVLDVTNNNLSGDVPKFPTKVKFSTTGNPLLGHSGGGGGSGTTPSSGSGNAPSGSPNAGSGGSALSPAWIGGIVVIAVFFVAVVVFVFCKCHAKNRHGKFGRVNNPENGKGEVKIDMMSVTNSNGYGGVPSELQSQGSERSDIHVFEGGNATISIQVLRQVTDNFSEKNILGRGGFGVVYKGELHDGSQIAVKRMESVATGSKGLNEFQAEIAVLSKVRHRHLVALLGYCINGNERLLVYEYMPQGTLTQHLFEWRENGCAPLTWKQRVAIALDVARGVEYLHSLAQQSFIHRDLKPSNILLGDDMRAKVADFGLVKNAPDGKYSVETRLAGTFGYLAPEYAATGRVTTKVDVYAFGVVLMELITGRRALDDTVPDERSHLVSWFRRVLINKENIPKAIDQTLDPDEETMESIYKVAELAGHCTAREPYQRPDMGHAVNVLVPLVEQWKPTSHEEEEGYGIDIHMSLPQALQRWQANEGTSTMFDMSISQTQSSIPAKPSGFADSFDSMDCR, from the exons ATGGCCACCTCCAGATTAAAACGGAAAACCCTACATTCTCTCTGTCGcctctttcttctccttttgtgTCTCTCCTGCACCGCCATTGCCGACGATGGCGCGTTCATGTCCAAGCTGGCCAAAGCCTTGAGTCCCACACCGTCGGGGTGGTCGGGGAGCAGCTTCTGTGACTGGAAGAACGTGAGGTGCACCACCAACCGCGTCACATCAATCAACATCGCTTCGCAGTCGCTCACCGGAACGCTACCTCCGGATCTCAACTCCCTCTCCCAACTCACCTCGCTCTCTCTCCAGGGCAACGCGCTCGCCGGCGCGTTGCCTTCCCTCGCCAACCTCTCCATGCTGCAAACCGTGTTCCTCGGGGGCAACAACTTCACCTCCATTCCCAACGGTTGCTTCCAGGGTCTCACTAGCTTACAGAGCCTTAGCATGGCAGACAGCGTCAATCTCGCTCCATGGACGATTCCCGCCGAGTTGACTCAGTCCACAAACCTCGTCAAACTCGATCTCGGAAACACAAACCTCATTGGTACCTTGCCTGATGTGTTTGACTCCCTTTTGAGTTTGCAGGAGCTTCGTCTCTCTTACAACAACCTCACTGGGGGTTTGCCAAAGACCTTCGCGGGATCTGGGATTCAGTATCTGTGGCTCAACAATCAGAAAGACGGGTTCGGGTTTTCTGGTACTATTGAGGTGCTTGCTTCCATGACCCATTTGTCTCAGGTGTGGTTTCAGAAGAACCTTTTCACGGGTGCCATTCCGGATTTGTCAAATTGCACCACTTTGTTTGATCTGCAGCTGAGAGACAATCAGTTAACCGGTGTGGTTCCACCTTCTCTCATATCCCTTTCTAGTTTGCAGAACGTCTCTTTAGACAACAATATGCTTCAGGGTCCTTTTCCTTCGTTTGGTAAAGGTGTGAAGGTCACTCTCGAAGGGGTGAATAGTTTTTGTAGGAAAGACTCTGGACCCTGCGATTCTCGCGTCACCACTTTGCTTGATATTGCCAAAGATTTCGGCTATCCCGTTCAGTTGGCGCGTTCCTGGATCGGGAATGATCCTTGTAACGATTGGAGTTTCGTTGTGTGTGCTGCGGGGAAGATTGTTACTGTGAATTTAGCGAAGCAGAATTTGACGGGAACGATTTCACCGGCATTTGCCAATTTAACTGATTTGAGAAACCTGTATCTCAATGACAATCATTTGGGGGGATCAATACCGGGAGGCTTGACTAACTTGGCTCAGCTTGAGGTTCTGGATGTTACTAATAACAATCTATCTGGTGATGTTCCAAAGTTCCCAACCAAGGTTAAGTTCAGTACTACAGGTAATCCTCTGCTTGGGCATTCtggaggtggtggtggcagTGGAACTACTCCGTCAAGCGGTTCTGGTAATGCACCAAGTGGGAGTCCAAATGCAGGGTCAGGCGGTTCTGCACTCTCTCCTGCTTGGATCGGAGGTATTGTTGTTATTGCTGTGTTTTTTGTTGCGGTGGTCGTATTTGTCTTTTGCAAGTGTCATGCTAAAAACCGCCACGGGAAGTTTGGTAGGGTTAATAATCCTGAAAATGGGAAAGGAGAGGTTAAGATTGATATGATGAGCGTTACCAATTCCAATGGATATGGTGGCGTCCCGAGCGAGTTGCAAAGCCAGGGTAGTGAGCGTAGTGATATTCATGTTTTTGAGGGTGGGAATGCTACTATTTCAATTCAGGTTCTTCGGCAGGTAACGGATAATTTCAGTGAGAAAAACATTTTAGGTAGGGGAGGCTTTGGGGTTGTTTATAAAGGGGAATTGCATGATGGAAGTCAAATTGCCGTGAAGAGAATGGAATCTGTTGCAACGGGGAGCAAGGGATTGAATGAGTTCCAAGCAGAGATAGCAGTTCTCAGTAAAGTCAGACACAGGCATTTGGTTGCTCTTTTAGGATATTGCATAAACGGGAACGAAAGACTTTTGGTGTACGAGTATATGCCTCAAGGTACGCTAACACAACACCTGTTTGAATGGCGTGAAAATGGATGTGCTCCGTTGACTTGGAAACAAAGGGTAGCAATAGCTTTGGATGTAGCTCGGGGAGTGGAATACTTGCACAGCTTAGCTCAGCAAAGCTTCATTCATAGGGACTTGAAACCCTCAAACATATTATTGGGTGATGACATGAGAGCCAAGGTTGCAGATTTTGGTTTGGTAAAGAATGCACCAGATGGGAAATATTCTGTCGAGACAAGGTTGGCCGGAACATTTGGATATCTGGCACCTGAATATGCAG CTACCGGAAGAGTGACTACCAAAGTAGATGTGTATGCATTTGGAGTAGTGTTAATGGAACTGATCACAGGTAGAAGGGCATTGGACGATACTGTGCCTGATGAAAGGTCTCACCTGGTTTCGTGGTTCCGTAGGGTATTGATTAACAAGGAGAACATCCCCAAGGCAATTGATCAAACTCTAGATCCCGATGAGGAAACCATGGAGAGCATATATAAAGTGGCTGAATTGGCAGGTCACTGCACTGCTCGTGAACCATACCAAAGGCCAGATATGGGTCATGCAGTGAATGTTTTAGTTCCTCTGGTAGAACAATGGAAGCCAACAAGCCACGAAGAAGAGGAAGGTTATGGCATTGACATTCACATGAGCCTTCCTCAAGCTCTGCAAAGATGGCAAGCTAACGAAGGCACTTCCACAATGTTTGACATGTCCATCTCACAAACTCAGTCAAGCATTCCTGCAAAACCTTCAGGGTTTGCTGACTCTTTTGATTCGATGGATTGCCGATGA
- the LOC114162548 gene encoding receptor-like kinase TMK4 produces the protein MFSITAHPVNSKTLHSVSQLLLYFTLLCTYTAIADDGAFMSKLAKALSPTPSGWSGSSFCDWKNVRCTTNRVTSINIASQSLTGTLPPDLNSLSQLTSLSLQGNALAGALPSLANLSMLQTVFLGGNNFTSIPNGCFQGLTSLQSLSMADSVNLAPWTIPAELTQSTNLVKLDLGNTNLIGTLPDVFDSLLSLQELRLSFNNLTGGLPKTFAGSGIQYLWLHNQKDGFGFSGTIEVLASMTHLSQVWFQKNLFTGAIPDLSNCTTLFDLHLRDNQLTGVVPPSLISLSSLQNVSLDNNMLQGPFPSFGKGVKVTLEGVNSFCRKDSGPCDSRVTTLLDIAKDFGYPVQLARSWIGDDPCNDWSFVVCAAGKIVTVHLAKQNLTGTISPAFANLTDLRNLYLNDNHLGGSIPGGLTNLAQLEVLDVTNNNLSGDVPKFPTKVKFSTTGNPLLGHSGGGGGSGTTPSSGSGDAPSGSPNAISSDFSLSPAWIAGIVVIAVFFVALVVLVFFVGHTKNWYGRLGKVKNLEKEKKVVPRIEDEFVTMSIQFLRQVTKNFSEENILGRGGFGVVYRGELEDGNKIAVKRMKCGSCKGTKELEAEIVVLRKVRHRHLVAFLGHCIENDERVLVYEYMPQGTLSQHLFSWRENDSTTLSWKQRVTIALDVARGVEYLHRLAQQSFIHRDLKPSNILLGDDMRAKVADFGLVKMIAPGGKDSVWTQVAGTLGYLEPEYAATGRVTRKVDVYAFGVVLMELISGRKALDNSLDEEMWHLVPWFRRIVNNMENILQVTDESLNLDDETMESICKVAELACHCTAPEPHKRPDMGHGVNVLVPLVEQWNPISTHQQEEGCDVIYEENYDMSISEIFSGR, from the exons ATGTTCTCAATCACAGCACACCCTGTTAACTCCAAAACTCTACATTCCGTCTCTCAACTCTTATTGTATTTCACTCTCCTGTGCACGTACACCGCCATTGCCGACGATGGCGCGTTCATGTCCAAGCTGGCCAAAGCCTTGAGTCCCACACCGTCGGGGTGGTCGGGGAGCAGCTTCTGTGACTGGAAGAACGTGAGGTGCACCACCAACCGCGTCACATCAATCAACATCGCTTCGCAGTCGCTCACCGGAACGCTACCTCCGGATCTCAACTCCCTCTCCCAACTCACCTCGCTCTCTCTCCAGGGCAACGCGCTCGCCGGCGCGTTGCCTTCCCTCGCCAACCTCTCCATGCTGCAAACCGTGTTCCTCGGGGGCAACAACTTCACCTCCATTCCCAACGGTTGCTTCCAGGGTCTCACTAGCTTACAGAGCCTTAGCATGGCAGACAGCGTCAATCTCGCTCCATGGACGATTCCCGCCGAGTTGACTCAGTCCACAAACCTCGTCAAACTCGATCTCGGAAACACAAACCTCATTGGTACCTTGCCTGATGTGTTTGACTCCCTTTTGAGTTTGCAGGAGCTTCGTCTCTCTTTCAACAATCTCACTGGTGGTTTGCCAAAGACCTTCGCGGGATCTGGGATTCAGTATCTGTGGCTCCACAATCAGAAAGACGGGTTCGGGTTTTCTGGTACTATTGAGGTGCTTGCTTCCATGACCCATTTGTCTCAGGTGTGGTTTCAGAAGAACCTTTTCACGGGTGCCATTCCGGATTTGTCAAATTGCACCACTTTGTTTGATCTGCATCTGAGAGACAATCAGTTAACCGGTGTGGTTCCACCTTCTCTCATATCCCTTTCTAGTTTGCAGAACGTCTCTTTAGACAACAATATGCTTCAGGGTCCTTTTCCTTCGTTTGGTAAAGGTGTGAAGGTCACTCTCGAAGGGGTGAATAGTTTTTGTAGGAAAGACTCTGGACCCTGCGATTCTCGCGTCACCACTTTGCTTGATATTGCCAAAGATTTCGGCTATCCCGTTCAGTTGGCGCGTTCCTGGATCGGGGATGATCCTTGTAACGATTGGAGTTTCGTTGTGTGTGCTGCGGGGAAGATTGTTACTGTGCATTTAGCGAAGCAGAATTTGACGGGAACGATTTCACCTGCATTTGCCAATTTAACTGATTTGAGAAACCTGTATCTCAATGACAATCATTTAGGGGGATCAATACCGGGAGGCTTGACTAACTTGGCTCAGCTTGAGGTTCTGGATGTGACTAATAACAATCTATCTGGTGATGTTCCAAAGTTCCCAACCAAGGTTAAGTTCAGTACTACAGGTAATCCTCTCCTTGGGCATTCtggaggtggtggtggcagTGGAACTACTCCATCAAGCGGTTCTGGTGATGCACCAAGTGGAAGTCCAAATGCAATTTCAAGTGATTTTTCACTCTCTCCTGCTTGGATCGCAGGTATTGTGGTTATTGCTGTATTTTTTGTGGCGCTGGTTGTGCTTGTCTTTTTCGTGGGCCATACCAAAAACTGGTACGGGAGATTGGGAAAGGTTAAGAAtctagaaaaggaaaagaaagttGTTCCGAGAATTGAGGATGAATTTGTTACCATGTCAATTCAATTTCTTCGACAAGTAACGAAAAATTTCAGTGAAGAAAACATTTTGGGTAGAGGGGGATTTGGAGTGGTTTACAGAGGGGAATTGGAGGATGGAAATAAAATTGCTGTGAAGAGGATGAAATGTGGTTCTTGTAAAGGAACGAAGGAGTTGGAAGCAGAAATTGTAGTTCTGAGAAAAGTGAGACATAGGCACTTGGTGGCTTTTTTAGGACATTGCATTGAGAACGACGAAAGAGTTTTGGTGTATGAGTATATGCCTCAAGGGACATTATCTCAACATCTGTTCTCTTGGCGTGAAAATGACAGTACTACTTTGAGTTGGAAACAAAGGGTAACAATAGCTTTGGACGTAGCACGAGGAGTGGAATATTTACATCGTTTAGCTCAGCAAAGCTTCATACACAGAGACTTAAAACCCTCAAACATATTATTGGGAGATGATATGAGAGCCAAGGTTGCAGATTTTGGTTTGGTTAAAATGATTGCTCCAGGTGGAAAGGATTCTGTGTGGACACAAGTGGCGGGAACACTTGGATATCTGGAACCTGAATATGCAG CTACCGGAAGAGTAACGAGAAAAGTGGACGTCTATGCATTTGGAGTAGTTTTGATGGAACTAATCAGCGGTAGAAAGGCATTGGACAATAGTTTGGACGAAGAGATGTGGCATTTGGTTCCTTGGTTTCGTAGGATTGTAAATAATATGGAAAACATCTTACAAGTAACTGATGAAAGTTTGAACCTCGACGATGAAACAATGGAAAGTATATGTAAAGTGGCTGAGCTAGCATGTCATTGCACTGCTCCTGAACCCCATAAAAGGCCTGATATGGGACATGGAGTGAATGTCTTGGTTCCTCTGGTGGAACAATGGAATCCCATCTCCACTCATCAACAAGAAGAAGGTTGTGATGTAATATATGAAGAAAATTATGATATGTCTATCTCGGAAATCTTCTCAGGCCGATGA
- the LOC114195635 gene encoding bifunctional aspartokinase/homoserine dehydrogenase 2, chloroplastic-like, producing MALPMVSLASVIFQSFNFNFNCTSLSFPHTSHFVRRFPCHCSHSLRLPCGRESPSARICASVTDVSVDVAVEEKRLPKGETWSVHKFGGTCVGNSSRIKNVADIIINDDSERKFVVVSAMSKVTDMMYGLIDKAQSRDESYVSALDVVLEKHSTTAHDLIAGEDLAAFLSQLRQDITDLKAMLQAIYIAGHATESFTEFVVGHGELWSAQLLSLVIKKQGIDCKWMDAREVLIVKPTRSDHVDPDYMESERRLEKWYSLNPSDVIVATGFIASTPQNIPTTLKRDGSDFSAAIMGALFKARQVTIWTDVDGVYSADPRKVGEAVILKTLSYQEAWEMSYFGANVLHPRTITPVIRYGIPIIIRNIFNLSSTGTMICHPSIIGDEDRLILKNYVKGFATIDNVALVNVEGTGMAGVPGTASAIFSAVKEVGANVIMISQASSEHSVCFAVPEKEVKAVAEVLQSLFHGALNVGRLSQVAILPNCSILAAVGQKMASTPGVSATLFEALAKANINVRAIAQGCSEYNITVVVKREDSVKALRAVHSRFYLSRTTIAMGIIGPGLIGSTLLDQLSDQAAVLKEELNIDLRVMGIMGSKLMLLDDDNGINLDKWRELREEKGEVANLEKFVQNVHGNHFIPNTVLVDCTADSAIASNYEDWLCKGMHVITPNKKANSGPLDEYLRLRALQRQSYTHYFYEATVGAGLPIISTLRGLLETGDRILQIEGIFSGTLSYIFNNFKDGRLFSEVVAEARDAGYTEPDPRDDLSGTDVARKVIILARESGLKLELSDIPVENLVPEPLRGSASAQEFMQQLPKFDQELAEKLKDAESAGEVLRYVGVVDVRNRKGVVELRRYKKDDPFAQVSGSDNMIAFTTRRYKSQPLIVRGPGAGAQVTAAGIFSDILRLASYLGAPS from the exons ATGGCATTGCCAATGGTGTCACTTGCTTCTGTCATATTTCAATCcttcaacttcaacttcaacTGTACTTCCCTTTCATTCCCACACACTTCACATTTTGTTCGCCGCTTTCCATGTCACTGCTCACATTCCCTTCG TTTACCATGTGGGAGAGAGTCACCAAGCGCCAGGATATGTGCTTCAGTTACAG ATGTTTCCGTGGATGTAGCGGTAGAGGAAAAACGGCTCCCGAAAGGAGAAACTTGGTCTGTTCACAAGTTTGGTGGAACCTGTGTGGGAAACTCATCGAGAATAAAGAATGTTGCGgacataattattaatgatGATTCTGAGAGGAAATTCGTTGTGGTCTCTGCTATGTCAAAAGTGACAGATATGATGTATGGTCTTATCGACAAGGCTCAATCCCGTGACGAGTCTTATGTTTCTGCCCTCGATGTTGTTTTAGAGAAGCACAGCACAACTGCACATGACCTAATTGCTGGAGAAGATCTTGCTGCTTTTTTATCGCAGTTGCGTCAAGACATCACTGACCTAAAAGCAATGCTTCAGGCCATATACATTG CTGGTCATGCCACAGAATCATTTACTGAATTTGTTGTGGGACACGGAGAGTTATGGTCTGCACAGCTATTGTCTTTAGTAATTAAGAAA CAAGGGATTGACTGCAAATGGATGGATGCGAGGGAAGTTCTTATTGTAAAACCTACTCGTTCTGATCATGTTGATCCGGATTACATGGAATCTGAACGAAGACTTGAGAAGTGGTACTCTCTAAATCCTTCTGATGTGATCGTTGCCACGGGATTTATTGCAAGCACACCTCAGAATATTCCTACTACTCTCAAGAGAGATGGAAGTGACTTTTCGGCAGCTATTATGGGTGCCCTCTTTAAGGCTCGCCAGGTCACAATTTGGACAGATGTAGACGGCGTGTATAGTGCAGATCCCAGAAAAG TTGGCGAAGCTGTGATTTTGAAGACATTGTCTTATCAAGAAGCATGGGAAATG TCTTATTTTGGTGCCAATGTCTTACATCCACGCACAATAACCCCAGTTATTCGATATGGCATACCCATCATCATAAGGAATATTTTCAACCTTTCTTCTACTGGAACAATGATCTGCCATCCTTCTATTATTGGTGATGAAGATAGgctgatattaaaaaattatgtcaaaGGCTTTGCAACCATAGACAACGTGGCACTCGTAAACGTCGAGGG AACCGGAATGGCTGGTGTTCCAGGAACTGCTAGCGCTATTTTTTCTGCAGTAAAAGAGGTTGGAGCGAATGTTATTATGATTTCACAG GCTAGTAGTGAGCATTCTGTGTGCTTTGCTGTTCCTGAGAAAGAAGTAAAAGCTGTTGCTGAGGTTTTGCAGTCTTTATTTCATGGAGCTTTGAATGTTGGTCGTCTTTCTCAG GTTGCCATCCTTCCAAATTGTAGTATTTTGGCAGCTGTAGGCCAGAAAATGGCAAGTACTCCTGGAGTTAGTGCCACCCTTTTCGAAGCATTGGCAAAG GCCAACATAAATGTACGTGCTATAGCACAAGGTTGTTCTGAGTATAACATCACCGTAGTTGTAAAGCGGGAGGATTCTGTAAAGGCTTTACGGGCCGTTCATTCCAGATTTTATCTGTCGAGAACCACCATAGCAATGGGCATTATTGGGCCTGGATTAATTGGAAGCACACTGCTTGACCAGCTAAGCGACCAG GCTGCAGTTCTTAAAGAGGAACTTAACATTGATTTGCGTGTGATGGGGATCATGGGTTCTAAGTTGATGCTCCTTGATGATGATAA TGGCATCAACTTAGACAAATGGAGAGAACTTCGAGAAGAAAAAGGGGAAGTGGCTAATTTGGAAAAGTTTGTACAAAATGTGCATGGAAATCATTTTATACCAAACACTGTGTTAGTGGACTGCACAGCTGACTCCGCCATTGCTAGCAATTACGAAGATTGGCTGTGCAAAGGAATGCATGTCATCACTCCCAACAAGAAGGCAAATTCAGGACCACTTGATGAG TATTTGAGGTTAAGAGCTCTTCAGAGACAATCATACACACATTACTTCTATGAAGCTACTGTTGGGGCTGGTCTTCCAATTATCAGCACTTTACGGGGCCTTCTCGAGACAGGTGACAGAATATTGCAAATTGAAGGTATCTTCAG TGGGACTTTGAGTTACATCTTTAACAACTTCAAAGATGGCCGGCTTTTTAGTGAGGTAGTAGCTGAAGCAAGGGATGCAGGCTATACTGAGCCTGATCCAAGGGATGACCTCTCAGGAACTGATGTTGCCAGAAAG GTTATAATTCTTGCAAGGGAATCAGGTTTGAAGCTAGAGCTTTCTGATATTCCCGTTGAAAATCTCGTGCCAGAACCATTGAGA GGTAGTGCATCAGCTCAAGAGTTCATGCAGCAGTTGCCAAAGTTTGATCAGGAATTAGCAGAGAAATTAAAAGATGCAGAGAGTGCTGGAGAA GTGTTGAGATACGTGGGAGTGGTGGACGTGAGAAATAGGAAAGGAGTAGTAGAACTGAGAAGATACAAGAAGGATGATCCATTTGCACAAGTATCAGGATCAGATAACATGATTGCATTCACAACAAGAAGGTACAAAAGCCAGCCACTCATTGTTCGTGGACCTGGAGCTGGTGCCCAAGTCACTGCTGCCGGAATATTCAGTGACATCTTAAGACTTGCCTCATATCTTGGTGCTCCATCATAG